The Apibacter raozihei genome contains a region encoding:
- a CDS encoding LexA family protein yields the protein MKSGSIHKNKTLEIFSFEITHKKQISFVDDGVKAGFPSPASDFPMQKIDLNEELVRDPETTFLARVNGDSMKDLRIFDGDLIIVDKALEPQNGNIAVCFIDGDFTLKRLKIVKEKGLIREIILLPENKEYKPIYVTPENDFIIWGILTYNIIKFI from the coding sequence GTGAAATCAGGCTCAATACATAAAAACAAAACACTTGAAATATTTTCTTTTGAAATCACTCATAAAAAACAAATTTCTTTTGTGGATGATGGGGTTAAGGCAGGATTTCCTTCTCCTGCCTCAGATTTCCCTATGCAGAAAATAGATTTAAATGAAGAACTTGTACGAGATCCGGAAACTACTTTCTTAGCTCGTGTAAATGGAGACTCTATGAAGGACCTGCGTATATTCGACGGAGATTTGATTATTGTAGATAAGGCTTTGGAGCCTCAAAACGGCAATATAGCAGTTTGTTTCATTGATGGAGACTTCACATTGAAACGGTTAAAAATAGTAAAAGAAAAAGGGCTTATAAGAGAAATTATATTGCTTCCGGAAAACAAAGAGTACAAGCCTATTTATGTTACTCCTGAAAATGACTTTATTATCTGGGGAATTTTAACTTATAATATTATCAAGTTTATATAA
- a CDS encoding Y-family DNA polymerase, translating into MYALVDCNNFYASCERVFNPSLRNVPICILSNNDGCVISRSDEAKKLGIPMGVPAFQVDKLFKNHQVKIFSANFILYGDLSHRVMNIVKRYSSQVEIYSIDEAFLNLKGLKNINLEEHCLSMRNYIFKGVGIPVSIGIAPTQTLAKAANLIAKKYSVQTKSVYLMDTPEKIEKALKWLNIEDIWGIGRRLNKRFSTMGIRKAWDLVNMPDTFIRKEMGIIGIRMINELKGIPQLELSPPSKKKTIATTRTFDIMTEDLAPLKERVTTFAVKCSERLRKQQSCCNYITVFLHTNFFRGDHTQYHPSYTITLPNPHNSAIELSKYAQKALDVIYKKGYLYKKAGVIVSGLIPEQTRQISLFDEDNYMKHAPLMETIDKINKKLHCDKIKLASQDIKRTWKMKQNLLSQHYSTNINQIIRVKI; encoded by the coding sequence ATGTATGCTCTTGTTGACTGTAATAATTTTTACGCCTCATGTGAAAGGGTTTTTAATCCTTCACTCAGAAATGTTCCCATATGTATATTAAGTAATAATGACGGATGTGTTATTTCCCGATCTGATGAAGCCAAAAAGTTAGGAATCCCCATGGGCGTTCCTGCATTCCAGGTAGATAAACTTTTTAAAAACCATCAGGTAAAAATATTTTCTGCCAATTTCATTCTGTATGGAGATTTAAGCCACAGGGTTATGAATATTGTAAAACGCTACAGTTCTCAGGTAGAAATTTATTCTATAGATGAGGCATTTCTTAATTTAAAAGGACTGAAAAATATAAATCTGGAAGAACATTGTTTATCCATGCGTAATTATATTTTTAAGGGAGTAGGTATCCCCGTTTCCATAGGTATTGCTCCTACTCAAACACTAGCAAAGGCAGCCAACTTAATCGCTAAAAAATATTCCGTTCAAACAAAATCTGTTTATCTTATGGATACTCCCGAGAAAATAGAAAAAGCGCTTAAATGGCTCAACATCGAAGATATCTGGGGAATTGGAAGACGGCTCAATAAACGCTTTTCAACCATGGGTATAAGAAAAGCCTGGGACCTAGTTAATATGCCAGATACATTTATCCGGAAAGAAATGGGAATTATAGGAATAAGGATGATTAATGAATTGAAAGGCATACCTCAACTAGAACTGAGTCCTCCCTCAAAAAAGAAAACTATTGCAACGACCAGAACTTTTGATATTATGACGGAAGATTTAGCTCCTTTAAAAGAAAGAGTTACTACTTTTGCAGTAAAGTGTTCGGAACGTTTAAGAAAGCAACAATCCTGCTGTAATTATATTACGGTTTTTCTACATACTAATTTTTTCAGGGGTGACCATACTCAATACCATCCTTCATATACCATTACTTTACCCAACCCTCACAATAGTGCCATAGAACTTAGCAAGTATGCACAAAAGGCCTTGGATGTTATTTATAAAAAAGGATATTTGTATAAAAAAGCAGGAGTTATAGTTTCCGGCTTAATTCCGGAACAAACCAGACAAATCAGTCTTTTTGATGAAGATAACTATATGAAACACGCTCCCTTGATGGAGACTATTGATAAAATTAATAAAAAACTCCATTGCGATAAAATAAAATTAGCATCTCAGGATATTAAAAGAACCTGGAAAATGAAACAGAATTTATTATCTCAGCATTATTCTACCAATATCAACCAAATTATCCGGGTAAAAATATAA
- a CDS encoding tellurite resistance TerB C-terminal domain-containing protein, giving the protein MIFLIILFIIVIIVLFKNNASTTKKASSDKLVRRSVNSVENISNEGHSINWQKKIFTHGEILTPRANVPIWGNRYINSYVDLESATTEQKDFYLLFKEGFLYGDYYNLYGNWNYAFILLFDLLNEYKIHKNIQVLENQLNLLGFYYGKTKSYCVSFLIKKLEIIGDYAKINELINEYPSDNYSYENENPSSIYGKKLKLNAKETELLDQLCISKNTFTEIEMCLEETLKLYLLLFKNLNDTSFEGGKNIEQILAEISDLYIKKHYKYKTDSHNYNYAFEDTIKYFHQAIFKICENTVRESYGHKRKLNEDFLLHVPEVNSLYQNKIAPFITDTLSRLIPTILPPDDDTETMLYTMNTTRWKTKFNEITEGFNGKPEEFSKAIIRLGKHNENNPSVENIFFDSSKFIAKYDKETALTLYIHYLYYDLKSSTFNNKPLTKTIQKSLFKNNEQLHEFEIIIDDFIKTRDLKSTLQKIPSIYISKRKRIHLNKEIIKEVQEQHSETVELLNEYLQDEYESEDLSIKSQDINNEEIKIEITSKKPVDFTKSNYVNEINLTSNQIDVLNFFSKSNLCISFEDFEAYAKEKNFLKNHVIDSINEIYYDTLDDILIEEEEEFYTILENYYQKITLS; this is encoded by the coding sequence ATGATATTCTTAATTATTCTATTCATAATAGTTATAATTGTTCTTTTTAAAAATAATGCATCTACAACTAAAAAAGCCTCTTCGGATAAGTTAGTTCGGCGATCAGTAAATTCAGTAGAAAATATTTCTAATGAAGGACATTCTATAAACTGGCAAAAAAAAATTTTCACTCATGGGGAAATATTAACCCCTAGAGCTAATGTTCCTATTTGGGGTAATAGATACATAAACTCTTATGTTGACTTAGAGAGTGCTACTACAGAACAAAAAGACTTTTATCTGCTATTTAAAGAAGGCTTTCTCTATGGAGATTATTATAATTTATATGGAAATTGGAATTATGCTTTCATTTTATTATTTGATTTATTAAATGAGTATAAAATTCATAAAAATATACAGGTTTTAGAAAATCAATTGAATTTGTTAGGCTTTTATTACGGTAAAACCAAATCTTATTGTGTTTCATTTTTAATCAAAAAGCTTGAAATTATTGGTGATTATGCAAAAATTAATGAACTCATTAATGAATATCCTTCCGACAATTATAGTTATGAAAATGAAAATCCGAGCAGTATATACGGCAAAAAACTTAAGTTAAATGCTAAAGAAACTGAACTATTAGACCAGCTATGTATTTCTAAAAATACTTTCACTGAAATAGAAATGTGTTTGGAAGAGACTCTCAAACTTTATTTATTATTATTTAAAAATTTAAATGATACCAGCTTTGAGGGTGGAAAAAATATTGAACAGATATTGGCTGAAATCTCAGATCTTTATATTAAAAAACATTACAAGTATAAAACTGATAGTCATAATTATAATTATGCTTTTGAAGATACAATCAAATATTTTCATCAAGCTATATTTAAAATCTGTGAAAATACCGTACGTGAATCTTATGGACATAAAAGAAAATTAAATGAGGATTTTTTACTACATGTTCCTGAAGTAAATAGTCTTTACCAGAATAAAATAGCCCCCTTTATTACGGATACGTTGTCCAGGCTAATTCCAACAATTCTTCCTCCTGATGATGATACAGAAACAATGCTGTACACAATGAATACAACCCGTTGGAAAACAAAGTTTAATGAAATTACTGAAGGTTTTAACGGCAAACCTGAAGAATTTTCAAAAGCAATCATACGCTTAGGAAAACATAATGAAAATAATCCCTCGGTTGAAAATATTTTTTTTGATTCCTCTAAGTTTATAGCTAAATATGATAAAGAAACTGCCTTAACACTATATATCCATTACTTATATTATGATTTAAAATCTTCGACTTTTAATAATAAACCTTTAACAAAAACGATTCAAAAAAGTTTATTTAAAAACAATGAGCAACTTCATGAATTTGAAATAATTATAGATGACTTTATTAAAACCCGAGATTTAAAAAGCACATTACAAAAAATCCCATCCATCTATATATCAAAACGAAAAAGAATTCATCTCAATAAAGAGATTATAAAAGAAGTCCAAGAACAACATTCAGAAACTGTTGAACTACTCAATGAATATTTACAGGATGAATATGAAAGTGAAGATTTATCTATAAAATCGCAAGATATAAATAATGAGGAAATCAAAATTGAAATTACATCTAAAAAGCCAGTTGATTTTACAAAGTCCAATTATGTAAACGAAATAAATTTAACATCTAACCAGATAGATGTTTTAAACTTTTTTTCGAAAAGTAACCTGTGTATTTCCTTCGAAGATTTTGAAGCTTATGCAAAAGAAAAAAACTTTTTAAAAAATCATGTAATAGATAGTATCAATGAAATTTATTACGATACTTTAGATGATATTTTAATTGAAGAAGAAGAAGAATTTTACACAATTTTAGAAAACTACTATCAAAAAATAACACTCTCATGA
- a CDS encoding ATP-binding protein, whose protein sequence is MINIKPKEATAIINSLISGVVPKIGVQHITVGRSEEITAFVSALEDVKNGQSLVKFWIGDFGSGKSFMLHLLNTVALKQKFVVANADFTPENRLYSNDGKAVSLYKSIMDNIAIQTKPEGGALAILMEKWIEQIIIKTAQENLIPTLEIRNEKYLDLISTNIMKTINEITETGGFDFGTVIIRYYEGYIKDDEQLRRNALKWLKGEYSTKTEARQDLGIREIINDQNYYDMLKNFCKLFVSMGYSGFMINLDEAINLYKISTSAMREKNYEKILAIYNDCFQGKISHLFFNYAGTKDFLENERRGLFSYHALKSRLETNKFETLEIRDFAQPVIRLMPLNHNEIFVLLKKLKEIFNFNYKIVVDISNEDILAFMEEIFNKPGASEFLTPREVIRDFLNILNIIRQNPMVDKTQLFGEIEITDERPDEDSLLDKLEGIEEL, encoded by the coding sequence ATGATAAATATTAAGCCTAAAGAAGCCACAGCTATTATTAATTCACTAATCAGCGGAGTTGTACCTAAAATAGGAGTGCAACATATAACTGTTGGAAGATCCGAAGAAATTACTGCTTTTGTTTCCGCCTTGGAAGATGTTAAGAACGGACAAAGCCTGGTTAAATTTTGGATAGGTGATTTTGGTTCGGGAAAATCATTTATGCTACATCTACTAAATACGGTAGCCCTTAAACAAAAATTTGTAGTTGCTAATGCGGATTTTACTCCTGAAAACCGTTTATATTCCAATGATGGAAAAGCTGTATCTTTATATAAATCCATCATGGATAATATTGCTATACAAACTAAACCGGAAGGGGGTGCGTTGGCTATTTTAATGGAAAAATGGATTGAACAGATCATTATAAAAACAGCTCAGGAAAACCTCATTCCAACGTTGGAAATACGAAATGAGAAGTACCTTGATTTAATCAGTACCAATATAATGAAAACCATCAATGAAATCACCGAAACTGGAGGTTTTGATTTTGGAACGGTGATCATAAGATATTATGAAGGCTACATTAAAGACGATGAACAGCTTAGAAGAAATGCCCTGAAATGGCTGAAAGGTGAATACAGCACAAAAACAGAAGCCCGTCAGGATCTTGGCATTCGTGAAATAATTAACGATCAGAATTACTACGATATGCTCAAAAATTTCTGTAAGTTGTTTGTAAGCATGGGATATAGTGGATTTATGATTAATCTTGATGAGGCTATAAATCTGTATAAAATATCTACCTCTGCCATGAGGGAAAAGAACTATGAAAAAATATTAGCTATTTATAATGATTGTTTCCAAGGTAAAATATCTCATCTATTCTTTAATTATGCGGGGACAAAAGACTTTTTAGAAAATGAACGCAGGGGATTATTCAGCTATCATGCTTTAAAATCAAGATTGGAAACCAATAAGTTTGAGACACTGGAAATAAGAGATTTTGCACAGCCAGTTATTCGGCTTATGCCACTGAACCACAATGAAATTTTTGTTTTATTAAAAAAGTTAAAAGAAATTTTTAATTTTAATTACAAGATTGTTGTCGATATTTCAAATGAAGACATACTCGCTTTCATGGAAGAAATATTCAATAAACCAGGCGCATCAGAGTTCTTAACACCTAGAGAAGTCATTCGGGATTTCCTAAATATTTTGAATATCATCCGACAAAATCCGATGGTAGATAAAACCCAGTTATTTGGAGAAATTGAAATTACTGACGAACGTCCGGATGAAGATAGTTTATTAGACAAACTTGAGGGTATAGAAGAGCTATAA
- a CDS encoding DEAD/DEAH box helicase, whose product MSFELLSEPIRKYIRDKRWEELRPIQAAAIARILTTDNNYILASKTASGKTEAAFLPILSTVNFNESGVQVLYISPLIALINDQFLRIEELCKYLEVPVVKWHGEANKSQKNKLLIDPKGIVLITPESLEAMFVNNSYHVRHLFSSLKFMVIDEIHSFIGTDRGIQLMSIISRLNDNSSSPSRIIGLSATIGDFEEAKKFTGRYDETKVLLDKTTNKVQCYFKYFTSDKSELPLDILKDIYLETLNNNVLIFPNSRGKVEEIAVKLKKISERVGKYQNYFSHHSSIDKDVREYIEFFAKNNKRENFTIACTSTLELGIDIGSVDKVIQIDATHSIASLIQRIGRSGRKKDASSKLILYSTNSWSLLQSTATWLLYMDGFLEPPLSVKKPYDILIHQILSIVKEGTGISINNLIKKIEKNSAFINISVEEIKELISYSIENKIIEKIGSEIIMGIEGEKIVNNRNFYSVFKTENNFKVINSGNTIGELPFSPQIQVEENIFLAARVWKIKTINFKSHRIEVCPATDGKKPKFFGTGGEVHSQIRKKMLEILTSNENYEFLDIASYEELELLRKKFKVFNLNPNTENRPVSIKGIQLTWYTFAGSRINRTLELLFEIAGIPYSMDKQESTFQLQTTDLKWNNLTHILFNSMENIDQQLLCFLEKHPSIIEFSKWSFLLPKKYQIYILKQKYYDFESTANYLKSIKLVVSHNQPY is encoded by the coding sequence ATGTCTTTTGAATTACTTTCAGAACCTATCAGAAAATATATCAGAGATAAAAGATGGGAAGAGTTAAGACCTATTCAGGCAGCAGCAATTGCTCGTATATTAACGACTGATAATAATTATATACTTGCATCTAAAACTGCCTCCGGCAAAACGGAGGCTGCCTTTCTTCCTATTCTATCTACTGTTAATTTTAATGAATCAGGTGTTCAGGTTTTATACATCTCGCCTTTGATAGCTTTAATCAACGATCAGTTTTTACGTATTGAAGAACTTTGTAAATATTTAGAAGTTCCGGTTGTCAAGTGGCATGGAGAAGCAAATAAAAGTCAAAAAAATAAACTCCTTATTGATCCTAAAGGAATAGTTTTGATTACGCCTGAATCATTAGAAGCCATGTTCGTAAATAATTCATATCATGTCAGGCATTTGTTTTCCAGTTTAAAATTTATGGTCATTGATGAAATTCATTCTTTCATTGGTACTGATCGTGGAATACAACTGATGTCTATTATTTCCCGGTTAAACGACAATAGCAGTTCTCCCTCTCGCATCATTGGACTTTCTGCAACTATCGGAGATTTTGAGGAAGCTAAAAAATTTACCGGTCGCTATGATGAAACAAAAGTTCTTTTAGACAAAACCACTAACAAGGTTCAATGTTATTTTAAATACTTTACGAGTGATAAGTCGGAACTTCCTTTAGATATATTAAAAGATATTTATTTGGAAACTCTAAATAATAATGTTTTAATTTTTCCCAACAGTAGAGGAAAGGTGGAAGAAATAGCCGTTAAACTAAAAAAAATTTCAGAACGTGTAGGTAAATACCAAAATTATTTTTCACATCATTCTTCGATTGACAAAGATGTTCGTGAATACATAGAATTTTTTGCCAAAAATAATAAACGTGAAAATTTTACTATTGCATGTACTTCAACTCTGGAACTGGGAATAGACATTGGTTCTGTAGATAAAGTGATTCAAATAGATGCAACACACAGCATAGCCTCATTAATACAGCGTATAGGAAGAAGCGGAAGAAAGAAAGATGCCTCAAGTAAGCTTATACTTTACTCCACTAATTCGTGGAGTTTATTACAATCAACAGCTACCTGGCTTTTATACATGGATGGATTTCTGGAACCTCCTTTATCTGTAAAAAAACCGTACGATATATTAATTCATCAGATACTGTCTATAGTTAAAGAAGGTACAGGTATAAGTATAAATAACCTGATAAAAAAAATTGAAAAAAATTCTGCTTTCATAAACATATCTGTGGAAGAAATTAAAGAGCTTATATCTTATTCTATAGAGAATAAAATAATAGAAAAAATAGGCAGTGAAATCATTATGGGTATAGAGGGTGAAAAAATTGTAAATAACCGTAATTTTTATAGCGTTTTTAAAACTGAAAATAATTTTAAAGTCATTAATTCAGGAAACACGATAGGAGAATTACCATTTTCACCACAAATACAAGTTGAGGAGAATATTTTCCTGGCTGCACGTGTATGGAAAATAAAAACTATTAATTTTAAATCTCACCGAATCGAAGTCTGTCCAGCTACTGATGGTAAAAAGCCAAAATTTTTTGGAACCGGTGGAGAAGTACATTCCCAAATACGAAAAAAAATGTTGGAAATCCTTACTTCTAATGAGAATTATGAATTTCTAGATATTGCCAGCTATGAAGAATTGGAACTATTAAGGAAAAAGTTTAAAGTTTTCAACCTGAATCCGAATACTGAAAACAGACCTGTATCCATTAAGGGTATACAACTGACATGGTATACGTTTGCAGGCTCCAGAATTAACAGGACACTAGAATTATTATTTGAAATAGCGGGCATACCATATTCAATGGACAAACAAGAAAGTACCTTTCAACTTCAAACAACAGATTTAAAATGGAATAATTTAACACATATACTCTTTAACTCTATGGAAAATATTGATCAACAACTTCTTTGTTTTTTGGAAAAACATCCTTCTATCATTGAGTTTTCTAAATGGAGTTTTTTACTTCCTAAAAAGTACCAGATTTACATTTTAAAACAAAAATATTATGATTTTGAAAGTACTGCAAACTATTTAAAATCTATAAAATTAGTGGTATCTCACAATCAGCCCTACTAA
- the rpe gene encoding ribulose-phosphate 3-epimerase translates to MKKRIKLAPSLLEADYRFLDKQLKMMETVGADSVHIDVMDGTFVPNLSMGMKMIQSIRQSTKLEFDVHMMVQEPHRFIKKMAEAGSDVITVHFEACKDLTGTLNSIKKEGKKVGLAIKPETSLDVLTENLLMPIDVVQLMTVEPGLEGQSFIPDSINKISEIQKKLHEIDKSADIEVDGNITMDNIKQVVQAGATIIVAGKAIFSGDMVENIRKMRSLLDTL, encoded by the coding sequence ATGAAAAAAAGAATTAAACTGGCACCTTCATTATTGGAAGCCGACTATCGCTTTTTGGATAAACAGCTGAAAATGATGGAAACAGTAGGGGCAGATAGTGTACATATTGATGTTATGGATGGTACATTCGTTCCTAATTTATCTATGGGAATGAAAATGATTCAAAGTATACGTCAATCTACCAAGTTAGAATTTGATGTTCATATGATGGTACAGGAGCCGCATCGCTTTATAAAAAAAATGGCTGAAGCAGGATCAGATGTCATAACAGTTCATTTTGAAGCTTGTAAAGATTTAACGGGAACTTTGAATAGCATAAAAAAAGAGGGTAAAAAAGTAGGACTAGCCATAAAACCGGAAACCTCTTTAGATGTTCTTACAGAAAACCTTTTAATGCCTATAGATGTTGTGCAGTTAATGACTGTAGAACCGGGATTGGAAGGGCAGAGTTTTATTCCCGATTCAATAAATAAAATATCTGAGATACAAAAAAAACTTCATGAAATTGATAAATCGGCAGATATTGAAGTGGACGGGAATATAACAATGGATAATATAAAGCAAGTAGTTCAGGCCGGAGCAACTATTATTGTTGCAGGAAAAGCAATTTTCTCTGGTGATATGGTTGAAAATATTCGTAAAATGAGAAGTTTACTTGATACATTATAG
- a CDS encoding NAD(P)-dependent alcohol dehydrogenase, producing MTTNVKNKGAFMDRIDHMIIKEIPVPEITTYQVLIKVEYVGICGSDVHYFHDGRCGTFVVEDKEFMLGHECAGTVIAVGSEVTHLATGDRVCVEPGITCGKCEFCKSGRYNLCPDVKFLATPPVQGCYERYLAFPADLCYRLPKNISTRVGALIEPLSTCMYSAQLGEVTVGDTVVILGAGCIGLLILMCCKARGASKVIVCDLESIRLDKAKELGADYVINGREKDLLAEINRITGNRGADVVFEAAGNSVTIAQTPHVVCQGGLIVLVGMAAEEEITYNFGLFMAKEARIKSQFRFVNTFPKAIASVESGLIPLEKIITHEYSLDQIQDAFEACIYDKSNVVKAIIKID from the coding sequence ATGACAACGAATGTAAAAAACAAAGGAGCATTTATGGATAGAATAGATCACATGATCATCAAAGAGATACCTGTGCCGGAAATAACTACCTATCAAGTGCTTATCAAAGTAGAATATGTAGGTATTTGCGGTTCAGATGTTCATTACTTTCATGATGGCAGGTGTGGAACTTTTGTCGTTGAAGATAAGGAATTTATGCTGGGACATGAGTGTGCAGGAACCGTAATTGCAGTTGGAAGTGAAGTTACACATTTGGCAACAGGAGACAGGGTCTGTGTAGAACCGGGTATTACCTGTGGAAAATGCGAATTTTGTAAATCAGGAAGATATAATTTATGTCCTGACGTCAAATTCTTAGCAACTCCACCGGTTCAAGGATGTTATGAAAGATACCTGGCCTTTCCGGCCGATCTATGCTATCGATTACCCAAAAATATTAGTACCCGGGTAGGTGCTTTGATAGAACCTTTGTCTACTTGTATGTATTCTGCGCAATTGGGTGAAGTTACTGTAGGAGACACTGTAGTAATTCTTGGTGCAGGATGTATTGGTTTATTGATATTGATGTGTTGTAAAGCGAGAGGGGCTAGTAAAGTTATTGTATGTGATCTGGAAAGTATACGTCTTGATAAGGCTAAAGAATTAGGAGCTGATTATGTGATTAACGGAAGAGAAAAAGATTTGTTAGCCGAAATTAATCGTATAACTGGTAATAGAGGAGCCGATGTAGTTTTTGAAGCAGCAGGCAATTCTGTAACTATAGCCCAGACGCCGCATGTAGTCTGTCAGGGTGGATTGATCGTTTTGGTAGGAATGGCTGCTGAAGAAGAAATTACGTACAATTTTGGATTGTTTATGGCCAAAGAAGCCAGAATAAAATCACAGTTCAGATTTGTAAATACATTTCCTAAAGCAATAGCATCGGTGGAAAGTGGACTAATTCCTTTAGAAAAGATTATAACTCATGAATATTCGCTGGATCAGATTCAGGATGCTTTTGAAGCTTGTATTTACGATAAATCAAATGTGGTTAAAGCAATTATCAAAATTGATTAA
- the xylB gene encoding xylulokinase produces MEFQKINKYVIGVDLGSSATKTVLINEQGKTIATAKQLYSMNQPKNGWAEQSPQVWKEAVLSTIQEVVKKSGVKSEDILGIGLSGQMHGLVMLDEENNLISDAIIWCDQRSSQEAEEMLDLMPMEKWIEISANPPLAGWTAAKIVWVRKNLPENYSRCKHILLPKDYIRYILTGKFATDVSDASGMQLLDVKNRCWSEEIINVLQIDPKLLADVYESQEITGYLLPEIADKCGLTVNCAVVAGGSDNACAGIGTGVVRQGQAFTSIGTSAVLYSHLDEYTEIPSGGLHLCCSAVPGCWHTMGGPQSGALSIEWFKNKFCLDLVEKAEQEGITFYDAMMNMVQTVPIGSEKLIYLPFLMGERTPHIDPLYRGAFLGLNVVHTQAHMLRAIMEGITYCLADCNNLLKEQGVSLVSVRACGGGSRSPVWRKMMAALYECEVCTLENEEGPAYGAAILAGTGVGIYSSVQDACDQFIKEKDSLLPDLEDSVVYKKFHTVYDSMCDSLRADFTALAKL; encoded by the coding sequence ATGGAATTTCAAAAAATAAATAAATATGTTATTGGTGTCGATTTAGGCTCCAGTGCTACCAAAACTGTTCTTATAAATGAACAAGGTAAAACTATAGCTACAGCCAAACAATTATACTCCATGAACCAGCCTAAAAACGGATGGGCAGAACAAAGTCCACAAGTATGGAAAGAAGCTGTTTTATCTACAATACAGGAAGTAGTTAAAAAATCAGGAGTAAAGTCAGAGGATATATTAGGGATAGGACTTTCCGGACAAATGCATGGGTTAGTTATGCTGGATGAGGAAAATAATCTTATTAGTGATGCTATCATTTGGTGTGATCAGAGGAGTAGTCAGGAAGCAGAAGAAATGCTGGACTTAATGCCAATGGAAAAATGGATTGAAATTTCAGCAAATCCTCCGCTGGCAGGTTGGACAGCTGCAAAAATAGTATGGGTAAGAAAAAACTTACCGGAAAACTATTCTCGTTGCAAACATATTTTATTACCTAAAGATTATATCAGATATATATTGACCGGGAAATTTGCAACAGATGTATCAGATGCTTCGGGAATGCAGCTATTGGATGTAAAAAACAGATGCTGGTCAGAAGAAATTATCAATGTTCTTCAGATAGATCCCAAACTGTTGGCAGATGTGTATGAAAGTCAGGAAATAACCGGATACCTTTTACCTGAAATAGCAGATAAATGCGGATTAACAGTTAATTGTGCTGTAGTTGCAGGGGGAAGTGATAATGCCTGCGCCGGTATAGGAACCGGGGTGGTTAGACAGGGACAAGCATTTACCTCTATAGGAACATCTGCAGTATTATATTCACATTTAGATGAATATACTGAAATTCCCAGTGGAGGTTTACACCTTTGTTGTAGTGCAGTGCCGGGGTGTTGGCACACGATGGGAGGACCGCAATCCGGAGCTCTTTCTATCGAATGGTTTAAAAATAAATTTTGTCTTGATTTAGTTGAAAAAGCAGAGCAGGAAGGTATAACTTTTTACGATGCAATGATGAATATGGTACAGACAGTTCCTATCGGAAGTGAAAAGCTTATCTATTTACCATTTTTAATGGGAGAACGTACCCCGCACATAGATCCTCTTTATCGAGGTGCTTTTTTAGGCTTGAATGTGGTGCACACACAGGCACATATGCTCAGGGCGATTATGGAAGGGATAACCTATTGTCTTGCAGATTGCAATAACCTGTTAAAAGAGCAGGGGGTAAGTCTGGTTTCTGTACGTGCTTGCGGTGGAGGAAGCCGAAGTCCTGTCTGGAGAAAAATGATGGCTGCTCTTTACGAATGTGAAGTTTGTACACTTGAAAATGAAGAAGGTCCGGCATATGGTGCAGCCATTCTTGCAGGTACCGGAGTAGGAATTTATTCTTCTGTTCAGGATGCCTGTGATCAATTTATTAAAGAAAAAGATTCACTACTTCCCGATTTGGAAGACAGTGTAGTTTATAAAAAGTTTCATACAGTTTATGATAGTATGTGTGATTCTTTAAGAGCTGATTTTACAGCTTTAGCGAAACTTTAA